The Levilactobacillus namurensis genomic interval TGGTTAGGCTTCGCGGCGGTCATTGCGTTGATTTCCTTCTTAGGGGCCTGCACCGCAGCCTTCGGGACGCACGAGCAGAAGAACCTGATTCGGGAGAACACCGAAAAGACCCGGTTACGCGACGTCTTTAAAGCCATCGGTGAGAACGACCAGCTGATGTGGTTAGGGTTATCCTACTTTATGTTTGCGTTAGGTTACGTCATCACCAATTCGTTGTTGCTGTACTACTTCCGTTACGTGATTGGTCAACCTAAGGCCTACAGTATCGTGGGGGTCATCACCGCGATTTTGGGGATTGTTTCCGTGATCTCGTTCCCGTTCTTAGTGAACCTGATCAAGCGGCGCGGCGTCTACATTGGCGGTATCTGCATGATGTTAGTGGGGTACCTCCTCTTCTTGTTCGCCGGGACTAACGTGCCACTGGTTCTGTTGGCGATTGCCATCTTCTTCTTCCCATACCCATCCGTGTTCTTGGCAGCGTTGATGACCATCACCGACAGTGTGGAATACGGACAATGGAAGAACGGGACGCGGAATGAATCCGTGACCCTAGCCGTTCGCCCGTTGATCGATAAGTTAGCCGGAGCATTTGCCAACGGTATCGTGATGTTGGCGGCCCTACAATCCGGGATGACGGGGAACGCGAAGCCGAGTGACATCACCAGCGGCGGCTTGTTGCAGTTCAAGATGTTCATGTTCTATATTCCGATTATCCTGATTATCTTAGCTGCTGTGGTTTACGCCAAGAAGATTTCGTTATCCGAAAAGCGCCACGCCCAGATCGTGGACGACTTGGAAAAGAAGTTGCGGGCGGCTAAGGCGGCTGGTCAGGTGATTGGCGACCAGGACGAGCCACAAACGGCGACGCCTGCTCAGGCCAAGCTCACTACGGCTAACGGACTTAAGACCGACCACTAAATGAGTGAAGAAAAGTTCCGGGACAGAGTGCCTGGAACT includes:
- a CDS encoding glycoside-pentoside-hexuronide (GPH):cation symporter is translated as MNQIKQYASYAFGAFGHDAFYATLSTYFPIFVTSVLFTSKSNSATMIGAVSAMLVVIRILEIAFDPMIGGVVDNTRTRWGKFKPWLLGGGLVSAVALMLIFTSLGGLADQNDLVYLIVFAVIFIVLDVFYSFKDIALWSMLPALSVDSNTRTKFGTIARFGSTLGAQGVIIVVMPLVYFFSQKLSGTTGNGQTRAGWLGFAAVIALISFLGACTAAFGTHEQKNLIRENTEKTRLRDVFKAIGENDQLMWLGLSYFMFALGYVITNSLLLYYFRYVIGQPKAYSIVGVITAILGIVSVISFPFLVNLIKRRGVYIGGICMMLVGYLLFLFAGTNVPLVLLAIAIFFFPYPSVFLAALMTITDSVEYGQWKNGTRNESVTLAVRPLIDKLAGAFANGIVMLAALQSGMTGNAKPSDITSGGLLQFKMFMFYIPIILIILAAVVYAKKISLSEKRHAQIVDDLEKKLRAAKAAGQVIGDQDEPQTATPAQAKLTTANGLKTDH